A single window of Haliotis asinina isolate JCU_RB_2024 chromosome 5, JCU_Hal_asi_v2, whole genome shotgun sequence DNA harbors:
- the LOC137283560 gene encoding E3 SUMO-protein ligase ZBED1-like, whose protein sequence is MEGGHRQIFEFPGKAKSDVWRNFGFYLSDDGYTLDKTRAICKYCRIGVRYTGNTTNLHTHYVNHHLKKDQVGVAQVMCFSDNDQVITLSPQAVNDIVHIPPSMAVTHGPSGGKESPRASSLTYAIMEFIIDAMLPFPTIASQAFQNLLHTLDPKTDVPSRKHLEEFLLPQMYEDGRTKVLAKLENQEHVTLTTDIWLSSERYLTITANYISRSWQLNSFALQTVDLPLDATAGYISETLKTQASNWRITCEPILVSGHETVLRSGSLLKWKHLPCFAETINAAAKKGLAHPEIQSLIVSARKLSRFFMSCVADGLKQSLPAMNSLTVDDENRWNSTFTMLEQIINEMPSIQMAFQNPDLQKQEVRPFLFDSKSKKLCQELIDLLRPLNNASMLLCEQKMVTASMILPVLKKLEITLLGGETDCPVIKECRNTIWKEIRSPYSADNIRDLLLTCSLLDPRYKELRYVEAVEREKARRLLYDAALKPFLADFQIKQEVDSDDEYIQNIILGPPFSISNGSGVHGSNSGSEEPVKKRMKFKPPASKFENDWLSDVVGHKDDVPLDKMSPVEMVSSEIDRFMAEKQITSSTSLIWWYEREKIFPNISCLAKKYMCVMATSRPAEHIFLPDRDPVRGQRSCIPTRNLNAMIFLNKNHQNLKMTF, encoded by the coding sequence ATGGAGGGCGGACACAGGCAGATCTTCGAGTTTCCTGGCAAGGCAAAGAGCGACGTTTGGAGGAACTTCGGCTTCTATCTCAGCGATGACGGTTACACGCTGGACAAAACGAGAGCCATATGTAAATACTGCCGCATCGGGGTCCGCTACACCGGCAACACCACCAACCTCCACACCCACTACGTCAACCACCACCTTAAGAAAGACCAGGTCGGTGTCGCCCAGGTCATGTGTTTCTCTGACAATGACCAGGTAATCACCCTAAGTCCACAAGCAGTCAACGACATCGTCCACATTCCTCCATCCATGGCGGTGACGCACGGGCCGAGTGGTGGAAAGGAGTCCCCTAGAGCTTCATCTCTAACCTATGCAATTATGGAGTTCATAATTGACGCCATGCTGCCTTTTCCCACCATAGCTAGTCAGGCCTTCCAGAACCTTCTACACACCTTAGATCCGAAGACAGATGTTCCTTCAAGGAAGCACCTGGAGGAGTTCCTTCTGCCTCAGATGTATGAGGACGGACGAACTAAGGTTTTGGCTAAACTTGAGAATCAAGAGCATGTTACTCTCACAACAGACATTTGGTTGTCCTCGGAAAGATATTTGACAATCACGGCTAATTACATCTCTAGGTCGTGGCAGCTGAATTCCTTCGCGTTGCAAACAGTAGACCTGCCTTTAGATGCAACAGCTGGGTATATATCTGAAACTCTGAAGACCCAGGCATCTAACTGGCGGATAACATGTGAGCCTATCCTTGTGTCAGgccatgaaactgttttaaggtCCGGTAGTTTGCTGAAATGGAAACACTTACCTTGTTTCGCGGAAACAATCAACGCTGCTGCAAAGAAAGGATTAGCTCACCCTGAAATACAGAGTTTGATCGTGTCAGCCAGAAAACTGTCGCGTTTCTTTATGTCCTGTGTTGCAGATGGTCTGAAGCAATCCCTTCCTGCTATGAATTCCTTGACGGTTGATGATGAGAATCGGTGGAATTCTACATTTACAATGCTTGAGCAGATCATCAACGAAATGCCATCAATCCAAATGGCTTTCCAGAATCCCGATTTACAGAAGCAAGAAGTCCGTCCGTTTCTGTTCGATTCCAAGAGCAAGAAACTGTGTCAGGAGCTTATAGACTTGCTAAGACCTCTGAACAACGCCTCCATGTTACTCTGTGAGCAGAAAATGGTCACGGCGTCAATGATACTACCAGTCCTTAAGAAGCTTGAGATCACGCTTCTAGGAGGGGAGACAGACTGCCCAGTAATTAAAGAGTGTCGGAACACCATCTGGAAGGAGATACGTTCTCCATACTCAGCGGACAACATTCGGGACCTTCTTCTCACCTGTTCACTGTTAGACCCTCGTTATAAAGAACTGCGTTATGTCGAGGCTGTCGAAAGAGAGAAGGCAAGGCGGCTGCTCTATGATGCCGCGCTGAAACCATTCCTGGCGGACTTTCAGATCAAACAGGAGGTGGATAGTGACGATGAATACATTCAGAACATCATTCTAGGACCTCCATTCTCCATCTCGAACGGGTCGGGCGTCCATGGCAGTAACTCTGGTTCGGAAGAACCTGTCAAGAAGAGGATGAAATTTAAACCTCCAGCTTCTAAATTTGAAAACGACTGGTTGTCAGATGTCGTTGGCCACAAAGATGACGTTCCCCTAGACAAGATGTCGCCGGTGGAGATGGTGAGCTCGGAGATAGACCGGTTTATGGCGGAGAAGCAGATCACATCCAGCACTTCACTGATCTGGTGGTATGAGAGGGAAAAGATCTTCCCCAACATCTCATGTCTCGCGAAGAAGTACATGTGCGTCATGGCGACCTCTAGACCGGCTGAACATATCTTCCTCCCCGACAGAGATCCTGTCCGGGGTCAGAGGTCATGCATTCCAACCAGGAACCTTAATGCTATGATATTTCTCAACAAGAATCATCAAAATCTCAAAATGACTTTTTAA
- the LOC137284792 gene encoding phenazine biosynthesis-like domain-containing protein 1: MSKTTCLPLFCVDAFTKTAFGGNPAAVCLVSTANMDLSETLMQKIAAELNLSETAFIFSEGNEDSFKKDCKFGLRWFTPTTEVNLCGHATLGSAAVLFNKLGNESEEICFSTKSGILTTRRQGKLISMDFPINPSEKQDRSEMETLLKVVVDPSLVQHLEYSPTTKKLVVRLSDSVTRSQLEGLQPQISRMVESDSTGKVKGVIITMRGSQSNGAVDAEGRGYDFVSRYFAPWVGIPEDPVTGSAHTVLASYWSKQLDKQELYARQCSPRGGDIHLRVTGDRVHMAGNAAIIMTGTLEI, encoded by the exons ATGTCCAAGACAACTTGTCTCCCGCTTTTCTGTGTTGATGCGTTCACAAAGACGGCATTCGGCGGCAACCCCGCGGCCGTGTGCCTCGTTTCAACAGCCAACATG GATCTTTCGGAAACATTGATGCAGAAGATCGCCGCTGAACTGAATTTGTCGGAGACAGCTTTCATTTTCAGTGAAGGCAACGAAGACAGCTTCAAAAAAG ATTGCAAGTTTGGCCTCCGTTGGTTCACACCCACGACAGAAGTGAACCTCTGTGGTCATGCGACGCTCGGGTCGGCAGCTGTCCTGTTCAACAAGTTAG GGAATGAGTCCGAAGAAATATGCTTCAGTACAAAGAGCGGGATACTAACGACACGGCGTCAGGGCAAGTTAATCTCAATGGATTTCCCCATAAACCCTTCTGAGAAGCAG GATAGATCTGAAATGGAAACTCTCCTCAAG GTTGTTGTAGATCCGTCACTAGTTCAACATCTGGAATACTCCCCTACAACCAAGAAACTGGTGGTCCGGCTGTCAGACTCCGTGACACG GTCACAGCTTGAGGGTCTCCAGCCCCAAATATCCCGTATGGTGGAGAGTGACAGCACGGGCAAAGTGAAGGGTGTGATCATCACGATGAGGGGGTCACAGTCTAACGGAGCTGTGGACGCTGAGGGGAGGGGGTATGACTTTGTGTCCAGGTACTTCGCCCCGTGGGTTGGAATACCGGAGGATCCAGTCACAG GGTCAGCCCACACCGTCTTGGCCAGCTACTGGTCAAAGCAGCTGGACAAACAGGAGCTTTACG CTCGTCAGTGCTCTCCCCGGGGTGGGGACATACACCTGAGGGTGACGGGGGACCGGGTACACATGGCTGGGAACGCTGCCATCATTATGACGGGGACACTGGAAATATGA